The following proteins are encoded in a genomic region of Deinococcus cellulosilyticus NBRC 106333 = KACC 11606:
- a CDS encoding 3'-5' exonuclease translates to MKRSLPHYRHWNQVPEDLATKTELGKEGLQPGGAPVATMSHGARNRQPVELFSRSEAVPKRKPSERELGILLAAGERRSTTEAQQLSNQVEEWQQATLRELQELALLPPESWVTLDTETTDLVGEAISISVVSGTGEVLFNQLIRPTTPIQESAFEVHGISMQMLEDEPTFAEVYPELQKALQGKGVLAFNADFDRSTLLRTQKRNGVSRKDFQLPRSWHCLMLASSALFGKPEPSGSTLQDFRYLSLHKSRQAVARVLNRKLKPYPAHTSLGDAVATRELALMLFEYARRTKSPTDPQGDLPGAN, encoded by the coding sequence ATGAAGCGCTCCCTCCCCCATTACCGCCACTGGAACCAGGTGCCCGAGGACCTCGCCACCAAAACCGAACTGGGAAAAGAAGGGCTGCAACCCGGAGGGGCTCCCGTGGCAACCATGTCACACGGGGCAAGGAACAGGCAACCTGTGGAACTTTTTTCCCGCAGCGAGGCGGTCCCGAAACGCAAACCCTCTGAACGGGAACTGGGCATCTTGCTTGCCGCCGGAGAACGCCGCAGCACCACCGAAGCACAGCAGCTCTCCAATCAGGTGGAGGAGTGGCAGCAGGCCACCCTGCGGGAACTGCAGGAGCTGGCCCTGCTGCCCCCGGAATCCTGGGTCACCCTGGACACCGAAACCACCGATCTTGTGGGTGAAGCCATCAGCATCAGCGTGGTGTCCGGCACGGGTGAGGTGCTGTTCAACCAGTTGATCCGGCCCACCACTCCCATTCAGGAAAGTGCCTTTGAGGTGCATGGCATCTCAATGCAGATGCTGGAGGACGAACCCACCTTCGCCGAAGTTTATCCAGAGCTTCAAAAAGCCCTGCAGGGAAAGGGGGTTCTGGCCTTCAATGCGGATTTTGACCGCAGCACCCTGCTGCGCACCCAGAAGCGAAATGGCGTTTCGAGAAAGGATTTCCAGCTGCCCCGAAGCTGGCACTGCCTGATGCTGGCCAGTTCGGCCCTGTTTGGCAAGCCCGAGCCATCTGGCAGCACATTGCAGGATTTCCGTTACCTGTCTCTGCACAAATCCAGGCAGGCCGTGGCCCGGGTGCTCAACCGGAAGCTGAAGCCCTACCCTGCACACACTAGCCTGGGAGATGCAGTCGCCACCCGAGAACTGGCCCTGATGCTGTTCGAGTACGCCAGGAGGACGAAGAGCCCGACTGACCCTCAGGGTGACTTGCCCGGTGCCAACTGA
- a CDS encoding polysaccharide deacetylase family protein: protein MMLRVVPVLLLLGASPVLASSTIESLSAAQPSSPGHRPAAKLPELVLKPAIAGVKKIQYFGNGHIEVAGALVLVPQDSRTPQLLKLAQQVAKATLNARLQLNEVDISIHARENFRGFGGPAPLLTASVPRARLKEFLALSAANIRTYERVWLASEAKEPALVAGGEVQATRDRERAPLFQGTVAQLIRQLIAQRKARRSGETVDGIVLHGNPGVKQAALTFDDAVHPIYAPLLLDSLRMNRTRATFFVVGRNVFAYPYFLRDLVKDGHEIGNHTYHHIRASDLTIEQLEDEIVGTNQLVRELTGQKMVYFRPPGGWYSLEMLMLLKKLNLTMAFWTNDPSDVDNLGAVELEKRFLRDLHPGGIVLLHDNAQDTILSIGQLIQKAKQRGIALVPLGELMSGTKRKVYPSQ, encoded by the coding sequence ATGATGTTGCGTGTTGTCCCTGTGCTTCTGCTGCTCGGAGCCTCTCCTGTGCTGGCCTCTTCCACCATCGAATCCCTGAGTGCAGCCCAGCCCTCCTCTCCGGGACATCGGCCTGCTGCAAAACTTCCAGAACTGGTGCTGAAACCTGCCATTGCAGGGGTGAAGAAAATCCAGTACTTCGGGAATGGACACATTGAAGTGGCGGGGGCGCTGGTGCTGGTGCCGCAAGACAGCAGAACCCCCCAGCTGCTCAAACTGGCCCAGCAGGTGGCGAAAGCCACCCTGAACGCCCGTCTGCAACTGAACGAGGTGGACATCAGCATTCATGCCAGGGAGAACTTCCGGGGATTTGGAGGTCCGGCTCCATTGTTGACGGCTTCTGTGCCCCGTGCCCGTCTGAAAGAGTTTCTGGCCCTTTCTGCAGCAAACATCAGGACTTATGAGCGGGTGTGGCTGGCCTCAGAGGCAAAAGAGCCTGCTCTGGTGGCAGGTGGGGAGGTGCAGGCCACCCGGGATCGGGAGAGGGCCCCCCTGTTTCAGGGCACGGTCGCCCAGTTGATTCGCCAGTTGATCGCCCAGAGGAAAGCCCGGCGAAGCGGGGAAACGGTGGACGGTATTGTGCTGCACGGCAATCCCGGGGTCAAGCAGGCCGCCCTCACCTTTGATGATGCCGTTCACCCGATTTATGCCCCGTTGCTGCTGGACTCCCTGCGCATGAACCGCACCCGGGCGACCTTCTTTGTGGTGGGGCGCAACGTTTTTGCCTACCCGTACTTTCTGCGTGACCTGGTGAAAGACGGCCATGAGATCGGCAACCACACGTACCACCACATCCGGGCGAGTGACCTCACCATTGAACAGCTTGAGGATGAAATTGTGGGCACCAACCAGCTTGTGCGGGAACTCACTGGACAGAAAATGGTGTATTTCCGTCCTCCGGGAGGCTGGTATTCCCTTGAGATGCTGATGCTTCTGAAAAAACTGAACCTGACCATGGCCTTCTGGACCAATGATCCCTCCGATGTGGACAATCTGGGTGCTGTTGAACTGGAAAAGCGCTTCCTGCGCGACCTGCACCCTGGCGGCATCGTCCTCTTGCACGACAACGCCCAGGACACCATCCTCAGCATTGGGCAACTGATCCAGAAAGCAAAACAGCGGGGCATTGCCCTGGTGCCTCTGGGAGAACTGATGTCTGGAACAAAGCGAAAAGTTTATCCCTCACAGTGA
- a CDS encoding LacI family DNA-binding transcriptional regulator produces the protein MAPFITVKDVAREAGVSTATVSRVLNNTGPVGPETRTRIEAAIEQLGYHPNVVAQELVRGRSSVVGVLTQHNSTPFYGDILSGITDGLQGTAYQPLFAHGFWSSEKEHAALKLLISRRVDALIVLAGEIPDLDLLGLSERIPLVVVARVVKGLEKRCLRADNVQGGHLATRHLLDLGHRRIVHITGHLHSPLQLDAHDRLQGYRKALQEAGVDPRPEWVVEGDFTEASGHRAIVSLLQQEVQFSAVFAANDQMAYGARLALQQHGLQVPEAVSLVGYDDLTMSGYTLPPLTTVRQPAVKMGKAAARLVLSVLNKTRATLPAFTNELIVRQSTSKRPF, from the coding sequence ATGGCACCTTTCATCACCGTTAAAGACGTCGCCCGTGAAGCCGGAGTGTCCACCGCCACCGTTTCCCGGGTGCTGAACAACACCGGTCCTGTCGGACCGGAGACCCGCACCCGCATTGAAGCCGCCATTGAACAACTGGGATACCACCCGAATGTGGTGGCCCAGGAACTGGTGCGCGGACGGTCATCGGTGGTTGGTGTGCTCACCCAGCACAATTCCACACCATTTTATGGAGACATCCTGAGTGGCATCACCGACGGGCTGCAGGGCACCGCCTACCAGCCCCTGTTCGCTCACGGGTTCTGGTCTTCCGAAAAAGAACACGCTGCCCTCAAACTGCTGATCTCACGCAGGGTGGACGCCCTGATTGTGCTGGCCGGAGAAATTCCTGACCTTGACCTGCTTGGCCTCTCAGAAAGGATTCCGCTGGTGGTGGTGGCCCGTGTGGTCAAAGGCCTCGAAAAACGCTGCCTGCGGGCCGACAACGTGCAGGGGGGTCACCTTGCCACCAGACACCTGCTGGACCTCGGGCACCGCCGCATCGTGCACATCACCGGACACCTGCACTCTCCCCTGCAACTGGATGCCCATGACCGCCTGCAAGGCTACCGAAAAGCCCTGCAAGAAGCAGGAGTGGACCCCCGACCCGAGTGGGTGGTGGAGGGGGATTTCACCGAAGCATCCGGCCACCGGGCCATTGTGAGCCTCTTGCAACAGGAGGTGCAATTCAGCGCAGTCTTTGCGGCCAACGACCAGATGGCCTACGGGGCCAGACTTGCCCTGCAGCAACACGGCCTGCAGGTGCCAGAAGCTGTCTCCCTGGTGGGCTACGACGACCTGACCATGTCTGGCTACACCCTGCCCCCCCTGACCACCGTCCGCCAACCCGCAGTCAAAATGGGCAAGGCAGCGGCACGGCTGGTCCTCAGCGTGCTGAACAAAACCCGCGCCACCCTCCCAGCGTTTACAAATGAACTGATTGTGCGGCAATCCACCAGCAAACGGCCCTTCTGA
- a CDS encoding carbohydrate-binding protein, with amino-acid sequence MIQNAPRLKRLLLTGLLALSGCNTALQHPPGTPHQQATAYTLWQAESHSGQGGTQLETTTDTGGGQNVGFIGNGDHLVFNNVDFGTSNTPLIDVRLASGAAAGVSGKIEFRLGSTTGTKIAEVTVHPTGGWQTWGTFSTRASSVSGVHNLYLVFTSTSGVDIGNLNWFQITRSNVTLPTSDTPNFGSNVHIFGPSTSAGTIQSKLDEVFNAQKFNNFGTRRDAILFSPGTYNNSINVGYNTTIAGLGLNPNDVTLNGYVTVDTFTGSGNATQNFWRAAENFTIQTPSGLNRWAVSQAAPFRRMHVKTGLDLRPSMPPGYGSGGFIADTRIDGTVEAGIQQQWYTRDTRMNSWNGSNWNMVFSGVTGAPANSFPNPRITTLPTTPISREKPFLYVDGAGKYRVFLPALRQNTSSISWPNTPGSSIPLRDFYVAKPSDSTATLNQALSQGLHLFFTPGIYRLSQTLKVTRPNTVLLGIGLPTLIPDGGVNAIEVSDVDGVRLAGLMVDAGPVISQQLITVGEWGSHINHAANPTSLQDVFVRIGGYVAGKAKDSFFINSDNTLIDHIWAWRADHGNSGTVGWTVNTADTGLVVFGNNVLATGLFVEHYQKYQTYWAGQGGRTIFFQNELPYDPPNQSAWRTDDLGYAAYKVADTVTTHEAWGLGSYAFFNVFPQMHVARSFEVPNVAGVKMHSLVTVSIGNMGTIDRVINTTGAPTPTNTTPSTVTHFP; translated from the coding sequence GTGATTCAAAATGCGCCTCGCCTCAAACGCTTGCTGCTGACTGGACTGCTGGCCCTTTCTGGCTGCAACACTGCACTGCAGCACCCCCCAGGGACCCCCCACCAGCAGGCCACCGCCTACACCCTATGGCAGGCCGAAAGCCACTCCGGTCAGGGAGGCACCCAGCTGGAAACCACCACCGACACCGGCGGAGGCCAGAATGTGGGTTTCATTGGCAACGGAGACCATCTGGTGTTCAACAACGTGGACTTTGGCACCAGCAACACCCCCCTGATTGACGTGCGGCTGGCTTCCGGGGCTGCTGCAGGGGTGAGTGGTAAAATCGAATTTCGACTGGGCAGCACCACCGGCACCAAAATTGCTGAAGTCACCGTGCACCCCACCGGAGGATGGCAGACCTGGGGCACCTTCAGCACCCGTGCAAGCAGTGTGAGCGGGGTGCACAACCTTTATCTGGTGTTCACCAGCACGAGTGGCGTGGACATTGGCAACCTCAACTGGTTCCAGATCACCCGCAGCAACGTCACCCTGCCCACCTCCGACACCCCGAATTTCGGTTCCAACGTGCACATCTTTGGTCCAAGCACCTCCGCTGGCACCATCCAGAGCAAACTGGACGAGGTGTTCAATGCCCAGAAATTCAACAACTTCGGGACCCGCAGAGACGCCATTTTGTTCAGTCCCGGAACCTACAACAACAGCATCAACGTGGGCTACAACACCACCATTGCCGGACTGGGCCTCAACCCGAACGATGTGACCCTGAATGGTTACGTCACCGTGGACACCTTCACCGGGTCCGGAAACGCCACCCAGAACTTCTGGCGGGCCGCCGAGAACTTCACCATTCAGACCCCCTCCGGACTGAACCGCTGGGCGGTGTCTCAGGCCGCTCCCTTCCGGCGCATGCATGTGAAGACCGGACTGGACCTCAGGCCCTCCATGCCCCCGGGGTACGGCAGTGGTGGATTCATTGCAGACACCCGCATTGATGGCACCGTCGAGGCAGGCATCCAGCAGCAGTGGTACACCCGCGACACCCGCATGAACAGCTGGAATGGATCGAACTGGAACATGGTGTTTTCTGGCGTGACGGGGGCACCGGCCAACAGCTTCCCCAACCCACGCATCACCACCCTGCCCACCACCCCCATTTCACGGGAAAAACCCTTCCTGTATGTGGATGGTGCAGGCAAGTACCGGGTGTTCCTGCCTGCCCTGCGCCAGAACACCTCCAGCATCTCCTGGCCCAACACGCCGGGAAGTTCGATTCCGCTGCGCGACTTTTATGTGGCGAAACCCTCCGACTCCACAGCCACCCTCAATCAGGCCCTGTCTCAGGGGCTGCACCTGTTTTTCACCCCTGGAATTTACCGCCTCTCACAGACCCTGAAAGTCACCCGTCCCAACACCGTGCTTCTGGGCATCGGGCTCCCCACCCTGATCCCCGACGGAGGGGTCAACGCAATTGAGGTCAGTGATGTGGACGGGGTCAGGCTTGCAGGACTCATGGTAGACGCAGGTCCCGTGATCAGCCAGCAACTGATCACGGTGGGCGAGTGGGGCTCCCACATCAACCACGCCGCCAACCCGACCAGCTTGCAGGATGTGTTCGTGCGGATTGGTGGGTATGTTGCCGGAAAGGCCAAAGACAGCTTCTTCATCAACAGCGACAACACATTGATCGACCACATCTGGGCCTGGCGCGCAGACCACGGCAACAGTGGAACTGTGGGCTGGACGGTGAACACCGCAGACACCGGACTGGTGGTGTTTGGGAACAACGTGCTGGCCACCGGACTCTTTGTGGAGCACTACCAGAAGTACCAGACCTACTGGGCCGGGCAGGGAGGCCGCACCATCTTCTTCCAGAACGAACTCCCTTACGACCCACCGAACCAGAGTGCCTGGAGAACCGATGACCTGGGTTACGCCGCTTACAAGGTGGCTGACACGGTGACCACCCACGAAGCCTGGGGTCTGGGCAGTTACGCCTTCTTCAACGTGTTCCCCCAGATGCATGTGGCCCGCTCTTTTGAGGTTCCGAATGTGGCAGGGGTGAAGATGCACAGTCTGGTCACGGTCTCCATTGGCAACATGGGCACCATTGACCGGGTGATCAACACCACTGGAGCCCCCACCCCCACCAACACCACCCCCAGCACCGTCACCCACTTCCCCTGA
- a CDS encoding discoidin domain-containing protein encodes MLPKRFQTALPVALALILGACSQQTPSMPTSLVQKQAVNLALGKPTSASTFENPTAFKSGNAVDGVLDSRWASAFQQDNQWLSVDLGAVQDLGEVQVFWEAAYATSYRIDLSDDGTTWRNGVKTVSKTSNTDGVADKITLPAGTRARFVRVWGLTRALAPYGYSIRELQVFAPTNGLPTGPTVLISDNQKLYASTTQDRGVDPSFAGDGNLSTRWASGIAQKAWLMMDLGAATRIDRVELNWETAWSSQYTLEVSNDRQNWTVVSTQTNPQVIDGQTPRPPASEYTDVVTLNLQQAYRYIRVNSAKRGWSAGDGSQWGISLYEFRVYGAGGADNPPLIPEPTPTGSTWTQVWADEFDSNATPVKVNTTNWNYEIGDGCAQGICGWGNGERQYYTDSLSNVFQQNGLLNIVLRKNDQGRAYTSGRITTAGKKEFLYGRIQARIKMNMPTTANGAKDGAVGVWGAFWMLGFDVNDPYQGWPNAGEIDIMENIGYSWWHSSSLHGPGYYGGGSIGESYNKVDTAGGIAAGNFPNFRATDWHDYEVEWDNTKVLFKLDNQVYRTILRSEVESRGYWVFNRPNFILLNVAYDGAYPAAYRNNPQNFTGAKTAEGLAVLAENNMPHSMQVDYVRVFQKK; translated from the coding sequence ATGCTTCCAAAACGTTTTCAAACTGCACTTCCTGTGGCCCTCGCCCTCATTCTTGGAGCGTGCAGCCAGCAAACCCCCTCCATGCCGACCTCACTGGTCCAGAAGCAGGCTGTGAACCTTGCGCTGGGCAAACCCACCAGTGCCAGCACGTTTGAGAACCCCACAGCCTTCAAATCTGGCAATGCAGTGGATGGTGTGCTGGACAGCCGCTGGGCAAGTGCCTTCCAGCAGGACAACCAGTGGCTGTCCGTGGACCTCGGGGCTGTGCAGGACCTCGGTGAAGTGCAGGTGTTCTGGGAAGCGGCCTACGCCACCAGTTACCGCATTGACCTCTCAGACGATGGCACCACCTGGAGAAATGGGGTAAAAACCGTCAGCAAAACCAGCAACACCGACGGGGTGGCAGACAAAATCACCCTGCCCGCCGGAACACGTGCCCGCTTTGTGCGGGTGTGGGGCCTGACCCGCGCTCTTGCGCCATATGGTTACTCCATAAGGGAGCTGCAGGTTTTTGCCCCAACAAACGGTCTTCCCACCGGACCCACTGTGCTGATTTCCGACAACCAGAAACTGTATGCCTCCACCACCCAGGACCGTGGGGTGGACCCCAGCTTTGCCGGGGATGGCAACCTCTCCACCCGCTGGGCCAGTGGCATCGCCCAGAAAGCCTGGCTGATGATGGACCTCGGGGCTGCCACCCGCATTGACCGGGTGGAACTCAACTGGGAAACCGCCTGGTCCAGCCAGTACACCCTTGAGGTCTCCAATGACCGCCAGAACTGGACGGTGGTGAGCACCCAGACCAATCCTCAGGTGATCGACGGTCAGACGCCCAGGCCTCCTGCCTCCGAGTACACCGATGTGGTCACGCTGAATTTGCAACAGGCCTACCGGTACATCCGGGTGAATTCCGCAAAACGGGGCTGGTCTGCTGGAGATGGCAGCCAGTGGGGCATCTCCCTGTACGAGTTCAGGGTGTACGGGGCAGGTGGAGCAGACAACCCTCCCCTGATCCCTGAGCCCACCCCCACAGGCAGCACCTGGACCCAGGTCTGGGCCGATGAATTCGACAGCAACGCCACCCCGGTAAAAGTGAACACCACAAACTGGAACTACGAAATCGGGGATGGCTGCGCCCAGGGCATTTGCGGCTGGGGCAACGGAGAGAGGCAGTATTACACCGACAGCCTTTCAAACGTCTTCCAGCAAAACGGCCTGCTGAACATCGTGTTGCGCAAAAACGACCAGGGCAGGGCTTACACCTCGGGCCGCATCACCACGGCAGGCAAGAAGGAATTCCTCTATGGCCGCATCCAGGCCCGCATCAAGATGAACATGCCCACCACCGCAAACGGAGCAAAAGACGGCGCAGTCGGGGTGTGGGGGGCTTTCTGGATGCTGGGCTTTGATGTGAACGACCCCTACCAGGGCTGGCCCAACGCAGGCGAAATCGACATCATGGAGAACATCGGGTACTCCTGGTGGCACAGTTCCTCCCTGCACGGCCCCGGATACTACGGTGGGGGCAGCATCGGGGAATCCTACAACAAGGTGGACACCGCGGGTGGCATTGCTGCCGGGAACTTCCCCAACTTCCGGGCCACCGACTGGCACGATTATGAAGTCGAATGGGACAACACCAAAGTGCTCTTCAAACTGGACAACCAGGTGTACCGCACCATCCTGAGAAGCGAAGTGGAATCCCGGGGGTACTGGGTCTTCAACCGACCCAATTTCATCCTGCTGAACGTGGCTTACGATGGGGCCTACCCTGCCGCCTACCGCAACAACCCCCAGAACTTCACCGGGGCGAAGACCGCAGAAGGGCTTGCTGTTCTTGCAGAAAACAACATGCCCCACAGCATGCAGGTGGATTACGTGCGGGTGTTTCAGAAGAAGTAG
- a CDS encoding AfsR/SARP family transcriptional regulator, with amino-acid sequence MSLPTQGYPQVGLALISAFPSEGHSESIERKEFMGRKSTSVTHRTVQVHLLGTPCIQHGKRSRLLKPEKALWLLTFLAAQDRWVSREELCALLWPDAEHSKARHSLRQLLQRIYSLKWTTTLEVEVDCLRWKSGSDLHEFRRCVRVGLWEEALAHHRGTLLQGLHPADLEEYDSWLELERDRLHTEWLQVSSEQARALGARGLEQEALHLLGDVLQHDPLSEQALQHYIRLAQVTGSRDQAVRHYLQFSRALKTELGLEPSAETRTLCEALLEGQRFTSMG; translated from the coding sequence ATGTCACTGCCGACTCAGGGTTATCCCCAGGTCGGTCTTGCTCTCATCTCTGCTTTTCCCAGCGAAGGGCACTCCGAATCCATTGAACGAAAGGAATTCATGGGACGCAAATCCACCTCTGTCACCCATCGAACCGTGCAGGTTCACCTGCTGGGGACACCATGCATTCAACATGGCAAGAGAAGCCGACTGCTGAAGCCCGAAAAAGCACTGTGGCTGCTCACTTTTCTGGCTGCACAGGACCGCTGGGTCAGCCGGGAAGAACTCTGCGCTTTGCTGTGGCCCGACGCTGAGCACTCAAAAGCCAGACACAGCCTCAGGCAACTCCTGCAGAGGATTTACAGCCTGAAATGGACCACCACCCTGGAAGTTGAAGTGGATTGCCTCCGCTGGAAAAGTGGCAGTGACCTGCACGAATTCCGCCGCTGCGTGCGGGTGGGCTTATGGGAAGAGGCCCTTGCCCATCACAGAGGCACATTGCTGCAGGGGCTGCATCCTGCTGACCTCGAAGAATACGACAGCTGGCTGGAACTGGAACGGGACAGGCTGCACACCGAGTGGTTGCAGGTCAGCAGTGAACAGGCCAGAGCACTCGGAGCCAGAGGTCTGGAACAAGAAGCCCTGCATTTGCTGGGAGATGTGCTGCAACACGATCCACTTTCGGAACAGGCTTTGCAGCACTACATCAGGCTTGCTCAGGTGACAGGAAGCAGGGACCAGGCCGTGCGCCATTACCTGCAGTTCTCCCGTGCGCTGAAAACGGAGTTGGGGCTGGAACCCAGTGCAGAGACCCGCACGCTGTGTGAGGCGCTTCTGGAGGGGCAGAGGTTCACCTCGATGGGATGA
- a CDS encoding FadR/GntR family transcriptional regulator, protein MPFDPPFEPLARQHLGESVAQKMADWIQQKRLLPGDRLPSENELIERFGVARTVIREAIAKLRALGIVEVYQGKGAFVAELPIELLLSRIRRLKPSRDGGQHLWEVREMLELQVVALATERCSMTDIATLEQALEQERKALEQGSNGADEDAHFHLLLAKSTHNPVLEDIVAEILGWIAPMRKQFRDKHPERRQQAHAELREVLDGIKEGDALKAQQAMKRHLDSGFDMLE, encoded by the coding sequence ATGCCATTTGATCCCCCTTTCGAACCCCTCGCACGACAGCATCTGGGAGAGTCTGTTGCCCAGAAGATGGCCGACTGGATTCAGCAGAAACGCCTGCTTCCAGGTGACCGTCTGCCCAGTGAAAACGAACTCATTGAACGCTTCGGGGTGGCCCGCACCGTCATCCGCGAAGCCATTGCCAAATTGCGTGCCCTGGGCATCGTCGAGGTGTACCAGGGCAAAGGGGCTTTCGTTGCGGAACTTCCCATCGAGCTGCTGCTTTCCCGCATCCGCAGGCTGAAACCCAGCCGGGATGGCGGCCAGCACCTCTGGGAGGTGCGTGAGATGCTGGAACTGCAGGTGGTGGCCCTGGCCACCGAACGCTGCTCCATGACCGACATCGCTACGCTGGAACAGGCCCTGGAGCAGGAAAGAAAAGCCCTGGAACAGGGATCAAACGGCGCAGATGAAGATGCCCACTTTCACCTGTTGCTGGCCAAATCCACCCACAACCCTGTGCTGGAAGACATCGTTGCTGAGATCCTGGGCTGGATTGCCCCGATGCGCAAACAATTTCGCGACAAACACCCGGAACGCCGCCAGCAGGCCCATGCCGAACTCAGGGAAGTTCTGGACGGCATCAAAGAAGGGGACGCGCTGAAAGCCCAGCAGGCCATGAAGCGGCATCTGGACAGTGGTTTTGACATGCTGGAGTAG
- a CDS encoding ABC transporter substrate-binding protein has translation MKKSVVLLSSLVVSAVFSVAQAQETVRIGAITTLTGRLAEFGAQQKAGFELAVDELNAKGGIGGKKIELVLEDAASDVNKALAAAEKLANSGVGIILNEYSSSIVKPVAQFLSRQKVPNIVVSSSDESITKPGFDYVYRINPPTDEYAKILFEVFKDKKIRSVAILAGSGAFEKSVLNSAMEQSKTLNIPVVASQTYDKGLTDFRPILNGFKAKNPDAVMLVGYQEDSVAVMRQAKEVGLNPKVFAGGAAGFALPDFIKGAGSASEYVVTATAWVPEMGSKQKALYDKLSRKLGMAPTYHAAQAYAAVLVAADAIKRAGSSTDREAIRKALDSTNLQTAYAPVKFQNYEGYKNQNKVGMVAEQVQNVGGQLVFVSVYPRKLFLKNRMLFPTPAWDKRN, from the coding sequence ATGAAGAAGTCGGTTGTGCTGCTTTCATCTCTGGTGGTTTCTGCTGTGTTTTCTGTGGCCCAGGCCCAGGAGACCGTTCGCATCGGGGCCATCACCACCCTCACCGGGAGACTTGCCGAGTTTGGAGCCCAGCAGAAAGCGGGTTTTGAGCTGGCCGTTGACGAACTGAATGCAAAAGGGGGCATCGGCGGGAAGAAAATTGAGCTGGTTCTGGAAGATGCCGCCAGCGATGTGAACAAGGCCCTTGCTGCCGCCGAGAAACTGGCCAACAGTGGAGTTGGAATCATCCTCAACGAGTACAGTTCCAGCATTGTGAAACCCGTGGCCCAGTTCCTGTCACGCCAGAAAGTTCCGAACATCGTGGTTTCGAGCAGCGATGAGAGCATCACCAAGCCGGGCTTTGATTACGTCTACCGCATCAACCCACCCACAGACGAATATGCCAAGATCCTCTTCGAGGTCTTCAAAGACAAGAAAATCAGGAGTGTGGCCATTCTGGCAGGCAGCGGCGCTTTTGAGAAAAGCGTGCTGAATTCCGCGATGGAACAGTCCAAAACCCTCAACATCCCTGTGGTCGCCTCCCAGACCTACGACAAGGGCCTCACCGATTTCCGTCCCATCCTGAACGGCTTCAAGGCCAAAAATCCAGATGCAGTCATGCTGGTGGGATACCAGGAAGACTCGGTGGCCGTGATGCGGCAGGCCAAGGAAGTGGGCCTGAACCCCAAGGTGTTTGCAGGAGGAGCCGCGGGATTTGCCCTTCCAGACTTCATCAAAGGGGCAGGTTCGGCTTCGGAGTACGTGGTGACGGCCACCGCCTGGGTGCCTGAGATGGGCAGCAAGCAAAAAGCCCTTTACGACAAACTCTCCAGGAAACTTGGAATGGCCCCCACCTACCACGCTGCGCAGGCCTACGCTGCGGTCCTTGTTGCCGCAGATGCCATCAAACGGGCAGGGTCCAGCACGGACCGCGAAGCCATCCGCAAAGCCCTGGACAGCACCAACCTGCAGACCGCCTACGCCCCGGTGAAATTCCAGAATTACGAGGGCTACAAAAACCAGAACAAAGTCGGCATGGTCGCAGAGCAGGTGCAGAACGTGGGTGGGCAACTGGTGTTCGTGTCGGTGTACCCGAGAAAACTCTTCCTGAAAAACCGCATGCTTTTCCCCACCCCCGCCTGGGACAAACGCAACTGA